One window of the Marinilactibacillus sp. Marseille-P9653 genome contains the following:
- a CDS encoding ATP-dependent DNA helicase RecQ codes for MAEKTLEQILYEKFNYKTFRSGQKEAIQAALQEVDSVVMLPTGSGKSICYQLPAYIKEGLVLIVSPLLSLMQDQVEKLKSNGERQVAALNSLSSRNEKRRIIKNLHKLKFLYISPEMIQFEFLMTKLSQLDIALFVVDEAHCISQWGMDFRPDYLKIGEVKRKLNHPTTMALTATATEQVRSEIKQSLDIDSMETREIIHSVDRSSIKLKVEICEGNKKDRLKELVHQLKSPGIVYFSSKKLADEMASVLRTELGIRAESYHSDLTIDDKVKVQQQFIDNSIQVICATSAFGMGIDKPDIRYVIHYHMPSNPEMYLQEIGRCSRDGKEGIAILLFEQGDQYLQIRLQENSLPDASLLEYIYKYQHKIKQEQTDPKVQIAQYYVNASIPYRVALHQIESRERLKKEQLEYMMQYLFTKECKRAHLLRYFDESITEKPERCCSQCTADLETYFFDEEEDHLVVKSATIDWRLRLKQLYKLDEESMN; via the coding sequence ATGGCAGAGAAAACACTAGAGCAAATACTTTATGAAAAATTCAATTACAAGACCTTTAGATCTGGTCAAAAAGAAGCTATTCAAGCAGCCCTTCAAGAAGTAGACTCGGTGGTTATGTTACCAACTGGGAGTGGAAAATCAATCTGTTATCAATTACCTGCTTATATAAAAGAAGGTCTAGTTCTGATTGTCTCACCACTACTATCATTGATGCAGGACCAGGTTGAAAAACTGAAAAGTAATGGAGAACGGCAAGTAGCAGCTTTAAATAGCTTATCGTCTAGAAACGAAAAAAGAAGAATTATAAAAAATCTTCACAAGTTGAAATTTCTTTATATCTCTCCAGAAATGATTCAATTCGAGTTTTTGATGACAAAACTTTCTCAACTAGACATTGCCTTGTTTGTCGTTGACGAAGCCCACTGCATCTCTCAATGGGGAATGGATTTCCGACCAGATTACCTTAAAATTGGTGAGGTCAAAAGGAAACTCAATCATCCTACAACAATGGCTCTGACCGCAACAGCAACGGAACAAGTTCGTAGTGAGATCAAACAATCTTTGGACATTGATTCTATGGAAACTAGAGAGATTATCCACTCAGTGGACAGATCCTCGATAAAATTAAAAGTAGAGATCTGTGAGGGGAATAAAAAAGATCGCTTAAAGGAACTCGTTCATCAGTTGAAAAGTCCTGGAATTGTTTATTTTTCAAGCAAAAAACTGGCTGATGAAATGGCTTCAGTCTTGAGAACTGAATTAGGGATCCGAGCTGAAAGTTATCATTCTGATTTGACGATTGACGACAAAGTTAAAGTCCAGCAGCAGTTTATAGACAACTCGATTCAAGTTATTTGTGCAACAAGCGCTTTTGGGATGGGCATCGATAAACCGGATATAAGGTACGTTATCCATTATCATATGCCCTCTAATCCTGAGATGTACTTGCAAGAAATCGGAAGATGTAGCCGAGATGGTAAAGAAGGTATTGCCATACTGCTTTTCGAGCAAGGAGATCAGTATTTACAAATTAGACTGCAAGAAAATAGCCTACCCGATGCATCTCTACTAGAATACATTTATAAGTATCAGCACAAAATCAAACAAGAGCAAACAGATCCTAAAGTTCAAATTGCCCAGTATTATGTGAATGCCTCTATCCCTTATAGAGTTGCTTTACACCAGATAGAGTCTAGAGAACGTCTTAAAAAAGAGCAATTAGAATATATGATGCAGTACTTGTTCACCAAAGAATGTAAAAGAGCACATCTGCTTCGATATTTCGATGAGTCAATAACGGAAAAGCCAGAACGTTGTTGCAGCCAGTGCACGGCAGATTTGGAGACTTATTTCTTTGATGAAGAAGAAGATCATTTAGTCGTCAAAAGCGCAACAATTGACTGGAGACTTCGTTTGAAACAATTGTATAAACTTGATGAGGAATCTATGAATTAA
- a CDS encoding HU family DNA-binding protein: protein MANKAELIEKVSAATDLTKKDATAAVESVFETIKESLANGEKVQVIGFGNFEVRDRAARKGRNPQTGEEIQIPASKVPAFKAGKALKDAVK from the coding sequence ATGGCTAATAAAGCAGAATTAATCGAAAAAGTTTCAGCAGCAACTGACCTTACTAAAAAGGACGCTACTGCTGCAGTAGAATCAGTATTCGAAACAATTAAAGAATCACTAGCTAACGGAGAAAAAGTTCAAGTAATTGGCTTCGGTAACTTTGAAGTTCGTGATCGCGCTGCACGTAAAGGACGTAATCCTCAAACTGGGGAAGAAATCCAAATCCCTGCAAGCAAAGTACCTGCATTCAAAGCGGGTAAAGCTCTTAAAGATGCAGTAAAATAG
- a CDS encoding helix-turn-helix domain-containing protein produces the protein MATQNRYFLYFLLSFFNNHYPSKSSQLIHVFHGRRTPSILYKVENEQLFPAFGLFKELKKEHLEHYLQTLSSKNLLQGSEEDGYLLTSLGYKALTQYFENKKYPEAIRSLENATLRNSFYLQIQLVSQIFSEKRYDNKKYSPSIKEPIDQESVKEWLSKQKTPMDQLALQWATELYDLLLMFTEEEASMIVGKLTGHDIIGKTNRQLAESLEMESVELNVRLNDTFEQLIIQAKASEGLLLNDFVAYLDQRTYFGLSKSTYDTYLMINEGHSVERISEIRQLKLNTIREHILEIYLIHPGFNIQPYIPADQYERLNSAFEQNPKYSYKQAKQDHEDLMFMWFRLVEIERIRYGRENTRANTL, from the coding sequence ATGGCTACTCAAAATCGATACTTTTTGTATTTTTTATTATCCTTTTTTAATAATCATTATCCATCGAAAAGCTCTCAGCTAATTCATGTGTTTCATGGAAGAAGAACACCTTCAATATTATACAAAGTTGAAAATGAGCAGCTGTTTCCTGCTTTTGGACTATTCAAAGAATTAAAAAAAGAACATCTAGAACATTATCTACAGACGCTTTCTTCTAAAAATTTACTTCAAGGTAGTGAGGAAGATGGTTACCTTTTAACTTCGCTTGGCTACAAAGCATTGACTCAGTATTTTGAAAATAAAAAGTATCCAGAAGCTATTCGTTCTCTTGAAAATGCCACACTTAGAAATTCGTTTTATCTACAAATACAATTAGTTTCTCAAATATTCTCTGAGAAAAGATATGACAATAAAAAGTATAGTCCTTCCATTAAGGAACCAATTGATCAGGAATCGGTTAAAGAATGGTTGAGTAAGCAGAAAACACCAATGGATCAATTAGCTCTCCAGTGGGCAACCGAATTGTATGACTTGCTTTTAATGTTTACAGAAGAGGAAGCAAGTATGATTGTTGGAAAATTAACTGGGCATGATATCATTGGAAAAACGAATCGACAGCTAGCGGAAAGTCTAGAAATGGAATCTGTAGAATTGAATGTACGCTTAAACGATACCTTCGAACAATTGATCATCCAAGCCAAAGCCTCTGAAGGTCTTTTGTTAAATGATTTTGTAGCCTATCTAGATCAGCGTACTTATTTCGGATTATCTAAAAGTACCTACGATACTTATTTGATGATAAATGAAGGGCATAGTGTAGAGAGAATCTCAGAAATTAGACAATTAAAATTAAATACGATTAGAGAACATATCCTTGAAATTTATCTTATTCACCCAGGCTTCAATATCCAGCCATATATTCCAGCGGATCAATATGAGCGTTTAAATAGTGCCTTTGAACAAAATCCCAAGTATTCCTATAAACAAGCAAAACAAGATCATGAAGATCTGATGTTTATGTGGTTTAGACTAGTAGAGATTGAAAGGATTAGATATGGCAGAGAAAACACTAGAGCAAATACTTTATGA
- the cmk gene encoding (d)CMP kinase has protein sequence MTVAIDGPASSGKSTVAKKIADHLDLIYVDSGAMYRAITYIAIKNQLDLTNQNAIVNELNQLVIDFKRSDNGQLVYCNDVEVTMDIRQNDVTNAVSLVAAHPDVRTVLVQRQREMASSKNVIMDGRDIGTVVLPNASVKIFLVASVDERAERRHKENLEKGIESDLTKLKQEIRERDRKDSTRAVSPLKKADDAVEIDTTAFSIEEVTEKIESIIFEKYPEYQK, from the coding sequence TTGACTGTGGCTATAGATGGACCTGCCTCGTCAGGGAAAAGTACAGTGGCTAAAAAGATTGCTGACCACCTTGACTTGATCTATGTAGATAGTGGAGCAATGTATCGAGCAATCACCTATATTGCTATAAAGAATCAATTAGATTTGACGAACCAGAATGCAATCGTCAATGAACTGAATCAGTTAGTCATCGACTTTAAGAGATCAGATAACGGTCAACTGGTCTATTGTAACGATGTGGAAGTGACGATGGACATCAGACAAAATGATGTAACGAATGCAGTTTCTCTTGTTGCTGCTCATCCAGATGTGAGAACGGTATTGGTTCAGCGACAAAGAGAGATGGCCTCCAGTAAAAATGTGATCATGGATGGTCGTGATATTGGGACCGTGGTACTACCAAATGCCAGTGTGAAAATCTTTTTGGTAGCAAGCGTAGACGAGCGAGCTGAGCGCAGACACAAAGAGAATTTGGAAAAAGGAATCGAATCTGATTTAACAAAATTAAAACAAGAAATCAGAGAGAGAGATCGTAAGGATTCTACAAGAGCAGTTTCTCCGTTAAAAAAAGCAGATGATGCAGTTGAAATCGATACAACAGCCTTTTCTATTGAAGAAGTGACTGAAAAAATTGAATCTATTATCTTTGAAAAATATCCAGAATATCAGAAATAA
- the der gene encoding ribosome biogenesis GTPase Der yields the protein MTKPVVAIVGRPNVGKSTIFNRIVGERISIVEDVSGVTRDRIYASAEWLGKEFTLIDTGGITMEDEPLNAQIRNQAQIAIEEADVIIMLASIREGVTDADEQVAPILYRSGKPVVLAVNKADNPESRTYSYEFYSLGLGDPFPISGSHGLGLGDLLDAVVAEFPEDLDEEFDEGTIRFSLIGRPNVGKSSLVNAIIGEDRVIVSDIAGTTREAVDTKFETDDGREFAIIDTAGIRKKGKVYENTEKYSVLRAMRAIERSEVVLCVINAEEGIREQDKKVFGYAHEAGKGIIIVVNKWDTVEKETNTLRDFELEVREEFRYLSYAPVIFVSAISKKRLDKLPDIIERVYRNQHLRIQSSILNDVVMDAVATNPTPTDKGRRLKIYYTTQVSVSPPTFIIFVNDPELLHFSYKRYLENRFRATFDFEGTPIHIIARRRT from the coding sequence ATGACAAAACCGGTAGTAGCAATAGTTGGACGTCCAAACGTCGGAAAATCAACCATTTTTAATCGTATAGTAGGAGAACGTATCTCCATAGTAGAAGATGTTTCAGGCGTAACACGTGATAGAATTTATGCAAGTGCAGAATGGTTAGGGAAAGAGTTTACGTTAATTGATACTGGTGGTATAACGATGGAAGATGAACCGCTTAATGCGCAAATCAGAAATCAGGCACAAATTGCTATTGAAGAAGCAGATGTCATTATTATGCTGGCTAGTATTCGTGAAGGTGTAACAGATGCCGATGAGCAAGTTGCGCCAATTTTATATCGTTCAGGAAAACCAGTTGTATTAGCTGTTAATAAAGCAGATAATCCAGAATCAAGAACGTACAGTTACGAATTTTATTCATTAGGATTGGGAGATCCATTTCCAATTTCTGGTTCACATGGTTTAGGGCTTGGAGACTTATTAGATGCAGTTGTTGCTGAGTTTCCAGAAGATCTTGATGAAGAGTTTGATGAAGGTACGATTCGTTTCAGTTTGATTGGAAGACCCAATGTAGGTAAATCCAGTCTGGTGAATGCGATCATTGGTGAAGACCGAGTGATTGTTTCAGATATTGCTGGAACAACAAGAGAAGCCGTCGATACAAAATTCGAAACAGATGATGGTCGAGAATTTGCTATTATAGATACAGCAGGTATTCGTAAAAAAGGTAAAGTCTATGAGAACACTGAGAAATATAGTGTCTTGAGAGCCATGAGAGCCATTGAAAGATCTGAAGTTGTTCTATGTGTCATCAATGCTGAAGAAGGTATTAGAGAGCAAGATAAGAAAGTATTTGGTTATGCTCATGAAGCGGGTAAAGGTATCATTATTGTTGTCAATAAATGGGATACGGTTGAAAAAGAAACAAATACACTTAGAGATTTTGAGTTAGAAGTTAGAGAAGAATTCAGATATTTAAGTTACGCTCCAGTTATCTTTGTTTCAGCAATTTCTAAAAAACGCCTAGATAAGCTTCCTGATATCATTGAACGCGTTTATAGAAATCAGCATCTACGTATTCAATCGTCTATCTTAAACGACGTGGTGATGGATGCTGTAGCAACTAACCCAACACCAACAGATAAAGGTAGAAGGCTTAAAATTTACTATACAACTCAAGTGAGTGTGAGTCCGCCGACTTTTATTATCTTTGTAAATGATCCGGAATTACTACACTTTTCTTATAAACGTTATCTGGAGAATAGGTTTAGAGCAACATTTGATTTTGAAGGTACGCCTATTCATATTATAGCACGTAGACGTACGTAG
- a CDS encoding LysM peptidoglycan-binding domain-containing protein — translation MSKKDRESMEELWSKRFDEEVDYDDQAMSRKAKREREKSISPILTVTVVFLVLIIVVTLGTYAWYSQREPNFPNSQQPTVEQPATTESEEEPEAEEEPEVAEEPEDTEETVEEPAEETVEEPVQPQPDSESESETETTEENQPASEPAESNTDQAGSNDASEEADETTEEPAAAGETYTVKAGDNMYRIALNHGMTTQELMQLNGLSSETVFVGQVLKVN, via the coding sequence ATGAGTAAGAAAGATCGCGAGTCGATGGAAGAACTGTGGTCGAAACGATTTGATGAAGAAGTAGATTATGACGATCAGGCTATGTCTCGAAAAGCTAAACGAGAACGCGAGAAAAGTATTTCTCCTATCCTGACTGTTACAGTGGTATTTCTAGTTTTAATCATTGTTGTAACATTAGGTACATACGCCTGGTATAGTCAAAGAGAACCTAATTTCCCTAATTCACAACAACCGACTGTAGAACAGCCAGCAACTACAGAATCAGAAGAAGAGCCCGAGGCCGAAGAAGAACCTGAAGTAGCTGAGGAACCAGAAGATACTGAAGAAACAGTGGAAGAGCCTGCTGAAGAAACTGTAGAAGAACCCGTGCAGCCACAACCGGATTCTGAGAGTGAGTCAGAAACGGAAACGACTGAAGAAAATCAACCAGCTAGTGAGCCAGCAGAATCTAATACAGATCAAGCAGGTAGTAATGATGCTTCTGAAGAAGCCGATGAAACCACTGAAGAACCAGCAGCGGCAGGAGAAACGTATACGGTAAAAGCGGGGGATAACATGTACCGCATTGCCTTAAATCATGGAATGACTACACAGGAACTGATGCAATTAAATGGATTGTCTAGTGAAACAGTCTTTGTGGGTCAAGTGTTAAAAGTAAACTAA
- the rpsA gene encoding 30S ribosomal protein S1, with the protein MAENEDAQVQPAVGSSDSDSESMSDVLKDVVDITPGDLVQGEVLVIDSEKQVIVGLGGGQEGIIPPKELSTERFEHPSDVVKVGDVIDVVVLRDVKDKEQGSFVLSKKRVDQRKVWEELQTKFDNGETIEAPVTRVVKGGLTVDAGVRGFVPASQMDVQYVSDLNQFEGQTYTFKILEIDPNERQLILSRKALMADEQAKIKEEAFDALEEGSTVKGTVVRLTNFGAFVNLGGVDGLVHISEISHERIGHPKEKLNAGDEVDVKVLSVDRDKERISLSIKDTLAGPWDNLEEELPEGSVVTGKVKRVTDFGAFVEVKPGVEGLVHISEMAHKHVETPHEVVAKDEEIQVKVLSVSPSEERISLSIKALEEAPEQASKPAANKSKKPSSSKPQQVTKSSFGDDDEDGTFTLGDQIGDQLSSLLNNDDQE; encoded by the coding sequence ATGGCAGAGAACGAAGACGCTCAAGTTCAACCAGCTGTCGGTTCTTCAGATTCTGATTCAGAATCAATGTCAGACGTTTTAAAAGACGTTGTAGACATTACACCGGGAGACCTGGTTCAAGGTGAAGTTCTAGTAATTGATAGCGAAAAACAAGTCATCGTAGGACTTGGTGGAGGACAAGAAGGTATCATCCCTCCAAAAGAACTTTCAACTGAACGTTTTGAACACCCATCAGACGTTGTTAAAGTTGGCGACGTAATTGATGTAGTTGTTTTACGTGACGTAAAAGATAAAGAACAAGGAAGCTTTGTTCTTTCTAAAAAACGTGTAGATCAAAGAAAAGTGTGGGAAGAACTTCAGACTAAATTTGATAATGGCGAAACGATTGAAGCGCCAGTTACTCGTGTAGTTAAAGGCGGATTAACTGTAGATGCTGGAGTAAGAGGATTTGTTCCTGCTTCTCAAATGGATGTACAGTATGTAAGCGACCTGAATCAGTTTGAAGGTCAAACGTATACGTTTAAGATTCTTGAAATCGATCCTAACGAACGCCAATTAATTCTTTCTAGAAAAGCATTAATGGCTGATGAACAAGCTAAAATCAAAGAAGAAGCTTTTGACGCATTAGAAGAAGGTTCAACAGTTAAAGGAACAGTTGTTAGATTGACTAACTTTGGTGCTTTCGTTAACCTTGGTGGCGTTGATGGACTTGTTCACATTTCTGAAATTTCTCATGAAAGAATTGGACATCCTAAAGAAAAATTAAACGCTGGTGACGAAGTTGATGTTAAAGTATTAAGCGTAGATAGAGATAAAGAACGTATCTCATTATCTATCAAAGATACTTTAGCTGGACCTTGGGATAATCTTGAAGAAGAATTACCTGAAGGATCTGTTGTTACAGGTAAAGTTAAACGCGTAACAGATTTTGGAGCTTTTGTAGAAGTTAAACCGGGTGTTGAAGGTTTAGTTCACATTTCTGAAATGGCACACAAACATGTAGAAACACCTCATGAAGTTGTGGCTAAAGATGAAGAAATTCAAGTGAAAGTATTAAGTGTTAGCCCTTCTGAAGAACGTATTTCACTAAGTATCAAAGCTTTGGAAGAAGCGCCTGAGCAAGCATCTAAGCCGGCTGCTAACAAATCTAAGAAACCATCATCATCTAAACCACAACAAGTAACTAAATCTTCGTTTGGTGACGATGATGAAGATGGCACTTTCACTTTAGGTGACCAAATTGGTGATCAATTATCAAGCCTATTGAACAACGACGATCAAGAGTAA